The nucleotide sequence GAGCGGAATCGAATTCCTTTCGCGCCTGCGCGAACGCCCCGACGGCAAGACCCCCAAAGTCGTGTTCTGCACGACCGAGAACGATGTCGCGCATATCCGCGAAGCGATCGACGCCGGGGCCGACGAATACGTCATGAAGCCGTTCGATCACGATACGCTGCAGATCAAGCTGCAGCTGGTCGGCGCCGCCTGAGGCGGGCCTCGTGGGTATCGCGACGAACATAGGCCGGCCTGACGAGGGACCGGGTCTCGGACGTGGACGCGGCATTCGCGTTCTGGTGGTCGACGACTCGCTGATCGTGCGCTCGGCATTTTCACGGCTCGTCGAGCAGACGCAGGGTCTCGTGCTCGCCGGCGCGGTATCGACCGCGGAAGATGCGCTGCAGTTGCTCGCGAGCGAGCATGTCAACGTCATCCTGCTCGATCTCGAAATGCCCGGCATGGGAGGCCTGGGCGCCCTGCCCAAGATGATCCAGCGCGCCAGCGAAGCGAAAATCCTCGTCGTCTCGAGCCACGCCAAGGACGGAGCGGAAGCGACGGTCGAGGCGCTCAGCCTGGGTGCCGCAGACACTCTACAGAAACCGTCGAGCGGCGGGTTCGACCAGGCTTACCGCGAGGTCCTCGTCGGCAAGATTCTGGCGCTCGGCCGCAAGCCGCTACGCCGCGCGGCCACTGCAGCCACGACGCCGGAGACGCCCGTACCCGCGTTGCGCCCGGCCTCGCGCCAGCGTGCGCGGGTGCTCGCAATCGGCGCCTCGACCGGCGGCATTCACGCGCTCGGCCAGTTGTTCGGCGTGCTGCCGCGCGATCTCGGAATCCCGATACTCGTCACGCAGCACTTGCCGCACTCGTTCAACGAGGCTTTTCGCAACCAGTTGCAGGACGTCTCCGGATTGCCGGCGGTCGCCGCCGAGGACGGCCAGCCGCTGCTGCCGGGGCGCATCGCAGTAGCCCCCGGCGATGCCCATATGGTGGTGGTCGAAAGCGGTTCCGGACATGCCATCAAGCTCGACCGGCGGCCGGTGCCGAGCGGCTGCATGCCCTCGCTCGACCCGATGTTCGCCTCGCTCGCACTGACCCACGGTCCCGCGGCGCTGGGCGTGGTGCTGACGGGCATGGGCCGCGACGGCACCGACGGTGCGTTCGAGCTCGTCGAAGCGGGCGGAACGCTGCTGGTGCAGAACGAAGCCAGCTCGGCGGTGTGGGGGATGCCCGGTTCGATCGCCCGCGCCGGCCTTGCCGCGGCCATCCTCCATCCTTTCGACCTGGCCGCGCGCATCGCCGCGGCGGCGGGCGTGCAAACCGCATGATGGATCCCGATGACCTGGCCATCGGCATCATCGCCGGTCTGCTCGAGGCACGCACCGGTCAGCGTCTGACCGACGACCGCCGCTGGCGCATCGCCCCGGCGCTTTCCGGCCTGTTCCGCGAGCGCGGGATCGCGAGCAACCAGGACCTCGTCGTGCTGCTCACCCAGCCGGACGAAAGCTCGCTGGCGCAGGATGTGGTCGAAGCCCTGCTCAACAACGAAACCTACTTCTTTCGCGACCGCTCGGTGTTCGACTACATCGGCGAGACGCTCTTGCCGCGCTTGGCGAGCGAGCGCGCCAAGAGCAAGAAACTGACCATCTGGTCGGTTGGCTGCTCGAGCGGGCAGGAAACGCTTTCGCTGGCGATGATGTTCGCCGAACAGGGCAAGCGCTGGGACGGCTGGGAAATCGAGATTCTCGGTACCGACGTCTCGTCCAGCGTGCTCGAATTTGCCCGCGCCGCGACGTATTCCAATTTCCAGATCCAGCGCGGGCTCGGGGTGGCACAGATGTTGGCCTACTTTACCGAGACCGAGGACGGCTGGAAGGCGCAGTACCGCCTGCGCGACCGAGTCCGCTATGAGGTGCACAACCTGCTCCACCCGGCGCCCTTCCCCGGCCGGTTCGATCTCATCCTGTGCCGCAACGTCCTGCTCTACTTCGACAAACCGGTGCGTGAGCGCGCCTTCGCCCGACTTTCCGAAGCGCTCGCCGACGGAGGGCGGCTGGTGCTCGGCGGC is from Croceibacterium aestuarii and encodes:
- the cheB gene encoding chemotaxis-specific protein-glutamate methyltransferase CheB, translated to MGIATNIGRPDEGPGLGRGRGIRVLVVDDSLIVRSAFSRLVEQTQGLVLAGAVSTAEDALQLLASEHVNVILLDLEMPGMGGLGALPKMIQRASEAKILVVSSHAKDGAEATVEALSLGAADTLQKPSSGGFDQAYREVLVGKILALGRKPLRRAATAATTPETPVPALRPASRQRARVLAIGASTGGIHALGQLFGVLPRDLGIPILVTQHLPHSFNEAFRNQLQDVSGLPAVAAEDGQPLLPGRIAVAPGDAHMVVVESGSGHAIKLDRRPVPSGCMPSLDPMFASLALTHGPAALGVVLTGMGRDGTDGAFELVEAGGTLLVQNEASSAVWGMPGSIARAGLAAAILHPFDLAARIAAAAGVQTA
- a CDS encoding response regulator; translated protein: MKNCLIVDDSRVIRKVSRHIVETLGFAVDEAADGQEALAKCDVKMPDVILLDWNMPVMSGIEFLSRLRERPDGKTPKVVFCTTENDVAHIREAIDAGADEYVMKPFDHDTLQIKLQLVGAA
- a CDS encoding CheR family methyltransferase, whose amino-acid sequence is MMDPDDLAIGIIAGLLEARTGQRLTDDRRWRIAPALSGLFRERGIASNQDLVVLLTQPDESSLAQDVVEALLNNETYFFRDRSVFDYIGETLLPRLASERAKSKKLTIWSVGCSSGQETLSLAMMFAEQGKRWDGWEIEILGTDVSSSVLEFARAATYSNFQIQRGLGVAQMLAYFTETEDGWKAQYRLRDRVRYEVHNLLHPAPFPGRFDLILCRNVLLYFDKPVRERAFARLSEALADGGRLVLGGGETVLGRSGWFVPDVERQAVYKHGPLAGQGSPHASAA